In Candidatus Epulonipiscium viviparus, one DNA window encodes the following:
- the thrC gene encoding threonine synthase, whose protein sequence is MFYSSTRNNDTKVASADAIIKGLAPDRGLYTPVSIPVLTATEIDVIKSGSYKDAAKLIFAKYLTDFSEKQIAVCVDSAYGDSFEEVAPLYQLNDQASVLELWHGPTCAFKDVALQVLPYLMTTAIDITGEKNDIAIIVATSGDTGKAALEGFKDVAGTKIIVMYPSEGVSAVQKQQMVTQEGDNVSVIAINGNFDDAQTAAKNIFTDDVLNATLLAKGIKLSSANSINWGRLLPQIVYYVKSSIDLGGADYVVPTGNFGNILAAYFAKMMGAPVKKLVCASNQNNVLTEFIKTGVYDRRREFFKTLSPSMDILISSNLERLIYELSGHDGLLVEKLMRDLEEMEAYTVPEDIKAKIDELFYAACADDAETEDAIKRCYDEFGYLIDTHTAVAYDAYKKYIKDCVTEKVVIVSTASPYKFPIGVGDALGMDVDKSEYKILTDLEALTKVKIPAPLVGLEHKKVLHEIACNKEEILQTITELL, encoded by the coding sequence ATGTTTTATTCGAGTACTAGAAATAATGATACGAAAGTTGCGTCTGCAGATGCGATTATAAAAGGGCTTGCACCAGATAGGGGGTTGTATACTCCTGTTAGTATTCCGGTTTTGACAGCTACGGAAATAGATGTGATCAAGTCTGGTTCTTATAAGGATGCTGCAAAATTGATTTTTGCCAAATATTTGACCGACTTTTCGGAGAAGCAAATAGCCGTTTGTGTGGATTCAGCTTATGGCGATTCGTTTGAAGAGGTTGCGCCACTATATCAGCTAAATGATCAAGCGTCGGTTTTGGAACTATGGCACGGGCCAACTTGTGCCTTTAAGGATGTGGCACTACAGGTGTTGCCATATCTTATGACAACGGCGATAGATATTACGGGCGAAAAAAATGATATTGCCATCATTGTGGCAACTTCGGGAGATACAGGAAAAGCTGCCTTAGAAGGATTCAAAGATGTTGCGGGGACAAAAATCATTGTGATGTATCCGAGCGAGGGTGTTAGTGCGGTTCAAAAGCAGCAGATGGTAACGCAAGAGGGAGACAATGTGTCGGTTATTGCAATTAATGGCAATTTTGACGATGCTCAAACTGCGGCCAAAAACATATTTACGGATGATGTATTGAATGCCACTTTGTTAGCAAAAGGGATCAAGCTTTCGAGCGCTAACAGTATAAACTGGGGCAGGTTACTTCCACAAATTGTATATTATGTAAAGAGTAGTATAGACCTTGGTGGCGCTGATTATGTAGTACCAACCGGAAACTTTGGAAATATATTGGCCGCGTACTTTGCGAAGATGATGGGCGCTCCAGTGAAAAAGCTTGTATGCGCATCAAATCAAAATAATGTTTTAACAGAATTTATTAAAACGGGTGTGTACGATAGAAGGCGTGAGTTTTTCAAGACGCTCTCTCCATCGATGGACATATTGATTTCATCAAATTTGGAGCGTTTGATATATGAGCTTTCGGGCCATGACGGTCTATTGGTAGAAAAATTAATGCGAGACTTAGAAGAGATGGAAGCATACACTGTGCCAGAAGATATAAAAGCAAAGATAGATGAGTTGTTTTATGCGGCCTGTGCAGATGATGCGGAAACAGAAGATGCCATCAAGAGATGCTATGATGAATTTGGTTATTTAATTGATACCCACACAGCTGTTGCATATGATGCGTATAAAAAATATATAAAAGATTGTGTAACAGAAAAAGTAGTTATAGTATCTACAGCAAGCCCGTATAAATTTCCGATAGGAGTTGGCGACGCGTTGGGGATGGATGTAGATAAAAGTGAATATAAAATATTGACTGACTTAGAAGCTTTAACAAAAGTAAAAATTCCTGCACCATTGGTGGGGTTGGAGCATAAAAAAGTTTTGCATGAAATAGCATGTAACAAAGAAGAGATTTTGCAAACAATAACAGAGCTGCTGTAG
- a CDS encoding DUF5711 family protein, producing MNTKDSIKVTLILTIFAIAGIVFIIFNALGLVSIDQQTLTLGSTIYQFNPTQMEKVILNENQAIYISKDGIRAFSKDGAEVWSNTLSFNDIIIRKNFPYFALSEPNGNKIIVFSTKGKLYELIFKNKIANFSINTNGEVAVIEVVDGGHIVSAYSQTGRDLGVSSGSFTSNGDYPMVAVVSPDGEYIIVSSLYLNGPTLESTIGAISVHKPKEVVTNPMFYANKESKNLVYNIEFISENIFASIGDKFLTFYNINGQLIRQISLINTLFKVNIDEMTPLGGFVPIVTATPTTHAGHSLVLLNEVKEYIVKLDFDAPINYFNANSSGVVIGGGLIFKGYNRVGKEIFQFIAKQNVQEVLFNNYMAIAVTNNSIIRLITKGGN from the coding sequence ATGAATACAAAAGACAGTATAAAAGTTACATTGATATTAACAATATTTGCCATTGCAGGAATCGTGTTCATAATTTTCAATGCCTTAGGGCTAGTAAGCATTGATCAACAAACGTTAACATTAGGATCTACCATTTATCAATTTAATCCTACACAAATGGAGAAAGTAATCCTAAATGAAAATCAAGCTATCTATATAAGCAAAGATGGAATTCGTGCATTTAGCAAAGATGGAGCTGAAGTATGGTCAAATACATTAAGTTTTAACGATATTATAATACGCAAAAATTTTCCATATTTTGCATTAAGTGAACCTAATGGCAATAAAATTATAGTTTTTAGCACTAAAGGTAAATTATATGAATTAATTTTTAAAAATAAAATAGCCAATTTCAGTATAAATACAAACGGTGAAGTTGCAGTAATAGAAGTGGTAGACGGTGGTCACATTGTTTCTGCCTATAGTCAAACCGGGCGAGATCTCGGGGTAAGTAGCGGAAGCTTTACTAGCAATGGAGACTATCCAATGGTCGCTGTTGTCTCTCCAGATGGAGAATATATTATAGTATCGTCATTGTATTTGAATGGACCTACCCTCGAATCTACCATAGGCGCTATTTCTGTACACAAACCAAAAGAGGTTGTTACAAATCCCATGTTTTACGCAAATAAAGAGTCCAAAAACTTAGTTTATAATATAGAATTTATAAGCGAAAATATTTTTGCAAGTATTGGAGATAAATTTTTGACATTTTACAATATAAATGGACAATTAATACGACAAATTTCACTTATCAATACACTATTTAAAGTTAACATAGATGAAATGACGCCTCTTGGTGGATTTGTACCTATAGTTACAGCGACACCAACTACACATGCGGGGCACTCTTTAGTGCTATTAAACGAAGTTAAGGAATATATTGTAAAACTGGATTTTGATGCTCCTATTAATTATTTTAATGCAAATTCCAGTGGTGTCGTGATCGGGGGAGGGCTGATATTTAAAGGTTATAATAGGGTAGGAAAGGAGATATTCCAATTCATTGCAAAGCAAAATGTTCAAGAAGTTCTCTTCAATAATTATATGGCCATTGCAGTGACAAATAATAGTATTATTAGATTAATTACCAAAGGGGGAAATTAG
- a CDS encoding ABC transporter ATP-binding protein — protein MLSIQDISIAYDDKIVVDKFSVAIASGEIVSIVGESGSGKTSILRSILGLLPAAATISGGEILYNDISLLNIPAIQMNKIRGAEISMMFQDSSLSLNPIRKIGHQFIQYILAHKNISKSEAQLLATATLSKMNLDGPAIMKSYMFNLSGGMKQRVGMAFAMALSPKLLLLDEPTSALDAATQDQVIAEIMALHSESNTAILMITHNILVATRMSNNIIVLKDGKIMSPESCYSKKLLGGI, from the coding sequence ATGTTAAGTATTCAAGATATTTCTATTGCTTATGATGACAAAATCGTCGTCGATAAATTTAGTGTTGCTATTGCCTCTGGCGAAATCGTTAGCATCGTTGGCGAAAGCGGCTCCGGCAAAACTAGCATACTGCGATCCATATTGGGGCTTCTTCCCGCGGCAGCCACCATTTCCGGTGGTGAGATCCTATACAACGATATTTCTTTACTCAATATCCCTGCCATACAAATGAACAAAATACGAGGTGCTGAAATTTCTATGATGTTTCAAGATAGCAGCCTCAGCCTAAATCCTATTCGCAAAATAGGTCATCAATTTATACAGTATATTCTAGCGCATAAAAATATATCCAAATCAGAAGCGCAACTTCTTGCTACTGCGACTTTATCCAAAATGAATTTAGACGGCCCTGCTATTATGAAATCATATATGTTTAATCTTAGCGGAGGCATGAAACAAAGAGTTGGGATGGCTTTTGCTATGGCGCTTTCACCCAAGCTATTGCTTTTAGATGAACCAACCAGCGCTCTAGATGCCGCCACACAAGATCAAGTTATTGCCGAAATCATGGCTTTACATTCAGAATCTAATACTGCCATATTAATGATCACTCACAACATCTTGGTTGCTACCCGCATGTCAAACAACATCATTGTTCTAAAAGATGGCAAAATTATGAGCCCCGAGAGTTGCTATTCTAAAAAATTATTAGGAGGAATTTAG
- the hfq gene encoding RNA chaperone Hfq: MNKSVNLQDVVLNQLRKERIISTVFLTNGFQIKGTIKGFDNFVVLVDSEGKQQLLYKHAISTIVPSKTLYLNQTEE, from the coding sequence ATGAATAAAAGTGTAAACTTACAAGATGTAGTGCTTAATCAGCTCAGAAAAGAGCGCATTATTTCTACTGTATTTCTAACAAATGGTTTTCAAATTAAGGGCACTATCAAAGGATTTGATAATTTTGTGGTTTTGGTAGATAGTGAAGGTAAACAGCAATTGCTATATAAGCATGCGATTTCAACTATTGTACCTAGTAAAACTCTTTATTTAAACCAGACAGAGGAATAA
- a CDS encoding homoserine dehydrogenase, with amino-acid sequence MIKIAILGCGTVGGGVYKLIQKNSNDIKMRTGKQVDVKWVLEKDVAKAKAAGVAEEQITQNIEAVLADAEVQIVVELMGGLTFAYDCIVKAIKAGKNIVTANKDLIAVKGEEIFVLAKENGVDVHFEASVGGGIPVIGAMQNVLCANMYSDIVGILNGTTNYILTKMTEQGISYQTALAQASELGYAEANPSSDVEGTDAARKIAILASIAFNSRCTLDDVYQEGITQIIEKDITLANKLGYQIKLVAMAKERDEKIILFVRPAFVKNEHPLAAVNDVFNAVFLKCDAADEIMLYGRGAGEMPTASSVVGDIMAICTSIANKTTGNYGLNCYKNKEVLEIGELLSSFCLRLRVEDKPNVLAGIASELGKRGVSIASVIQSPVPEGKLSSLTIITHETKEKYLQEAIVDLKEKEYVKKANIFMCLG; translated from the coding sequence ATGATAAAAATTGCAATACTTGGTTGTGGAACAGTTGGAGGTGGGGTATATAAACTGATACAAAAAAACTCTAATGACATTAAGATGCGTACAGGCAAGCAGGTAGATGTGAAGTGGGTGCTTGAAAAAGATGTTGCCAAAGCAAAAGCTGCGGGAGTCGCGGAAGAGCAAATTACACAAAACATTGAGGCGGTCTTGGCAGATGCTGAAGTACAAATCGTTGTGGAATTAATGGGCGGGCTTACATTTGCGTATGATTGCATTGTTAAAGCGATTAAGGCAGGCAAAAATATCGTAACAGCAAATAAAGATTTGATTGCGGTTAAAGGGGAGGAGATCTTTGTACTTGCAAAAGAGAATGGCGTTGATGTCCATTTTGAAGCAAGTGTTGGGGGCGGAATCCCGGTTATTGGGGCAATGCAAAATGTTCTTTGTGCCAATATGTATTCTGATATTGTGGGAATTTTAAACGGAACCACAAACTATATTTTAACAAAAATGACAGAGCAGGGTATTTCGTATCAGACAGCATTGGCTCAGGCATCGGAGTTGGGCTACGCAGAAGCAAATCCAAGCTCTGATGTGGAAGGAACCGACGCTGCACGCAAGATTGCAATTTTGGCAAGTATAGCGTTCAATTCAAGATGTACTCTAGATGATGTGTATCAGGAAGGCATAACGCAAATAATAGAGAAAGATATCACTTTGGCAAATAAACTTGGGTATCAGATTAAATTAGTTGCGATGGCAAAAGAGCGAGATGAGAAGATTATCTTGTTTGTGAGACCAGCATTTGTAAAAAATGAGCACCCGCTGGCTGCAGTAAATGATGTGTTTAATGCAGTATTTTTGAAATGCGACGCTGCAGATGAGATAATGCTCTATGGTAGAGGTGCAGGAGAGATGCCAACTGCGAGCTCTGTTGTTGGAGACATTATGGCGATTTGTACAAGCATTGCCAATAAGACTACTGGAAATTATGGGCTTAACTGCTACAAAAATAAAGAAGTTTTGGAGATAGGAGAGTTATTATCATCGTTTTGTTTGCGATTACGCGTTGAGGATAAACCAAATGTGTTGGCAGGAATAGCAAGTGAGCTCGGCAAGCGTGGCGTGAGCATAGCATCTGTAATACAGTCTCCTGTGCCAGAAGGAAAGTTATCTAGTCTAACGATTATTACTCATGAAACCAAAGAAAAATATTTGCAAGAAGCGATTGTTGATTTAAAAGAAAAAGAGTATGTTAAGAAAGCCAACATCTTTATGTGTTTAGGATAG
- a CDS encoding Fur family transcriptional regulator has translation MRYNTKNRQKILEFIKSQRDKYVTINEINAELERQSIKMSLSTIYRYMDYLETEQLISKHIDANEKKSYFRYTGDNPACKEHLHLKCNNCGITIHLPADILENANIHNFKIEYDSSVIVGICEDCQ, from the coding sequence ATGAGATATAACACAAAAAATAGGCAAAAGATTTTGGAGTTTATAAAAAGTCAAAGAGATAAATATGTTACTATTAATGAAATTAACGCTGAATTAGAAAGACAAAGCATTAAAATGAGTCTATCAACTATATATAGATATATGGACTATTTAGAAACTGAACAACTAATCAGCAAACACATTGATGCTAACGAAAAAAAAAGTTATTTTCGTTATACTGGAGATAATCCTGCGTGTAAAGAGCATCTTCACCTAAAATGTAATAATTGTGGAATAACGATTCATCTGCCAGCAGATATTCTAGAAAATGCGAACATTCATAATTTTAAAATTGAATATGATTCGTCAGTGATAGTTGGCATTTGTGAAGATTGTCAATAG
- a CDS encoding ABC transporter permease produces the protein MKNKSTIVLLLFLISIILVAVFADALAPYDPYSSNLKNAFQPPSLTHLFGTDKLGRDLFSRVIYGVRISLAVSIFLILMISIVGSALGIVAGYYGKWVGSVIMRFSDILMSCPSMVLAIALAGIMGAGLRNAMIAIFVVTVSKYIRLARSLVLKIINEDYINSAKMAGTTQLNIIIRYILPNIIQTLIITASTDIGAIILELSALSFLGFGVTAPTPELGLMINEGRPYMLAYPWLVFCPGIAIAIIVTIFNLLSDKMREWR, from the coding sequence ATGAAAAACAAATCTACTATCGTATTGCTATTATTTTTGATTTCTATTATTTTAGTTGCCGTATTTGCAGATGCTTTGGCACCATATGACCCATATTCTAGCAATCTCAAGAATGCATTTCAACCTCCCAGTTTAACACACCTGTTTGGCACCGACAAACTTGGTCGAGATTTATTTTCTCGTGTAATTTATGGAGTTCGCATCTCTCTTGCTGTTTCTATATTTTTAATTTTGATGATATCTATAGTTGGTAGCGCTCTCGGCATTGTTGCTGGCTATTATGGTAAATGGGTTGGTTCTGTCATTATGCGTTTTTCCGATATTTTGATGTCTTGCCCATCTATGGTACTTGCTATTGCTCTTGCCGGAATTATGGGTGCCGGTCTTCGCAATGCTATGATCGCTATTTTTGTCGTCACTGTTAGCAAATACATAAGATTAGCTCGCAGTTTAGTTCTCAAAATTATTAACGAAGATTATATAAACTCTGCCAAAATGGCCGGAACTACACAATTAAATATTATCATTCGATATATTTTACCCAATATTATTCAAACCCTCATTATTACTGCATCTACAGATATTGGCGCTATAATCCTCGAACTTTCTGCATTGTCATTTTTAGGTTTTGGTGTTACCGCTCCTACTCCAGAATTGGGGCTTATGATAAACGAAGGTCGACCATATATGTTAGCATATCCTTGGCTAGTTTTTTGTCCTGGTATTGCTATTGCCATAATTGTTACGATATTTAATTTGTTAAGCGATAAGATGAGAGAGTGGAGGTAA
- a CDS encoding ABC transporter ATP-binding protein encodes MEKIISIRNINKAFQTNKSSVLACHNVSFDIYKGEFISIVGESGCGKSTLMKIITSLESKTSGEVVYNGVDITELKGKHLRTSRRNIQMLFQDTTTSLNPKMKVLDIICEPLINFKLISKKEKIKFATEFLEKVGLNQSFLNRYPKEMSGGQRQRVGLARALTLNPEVLILDEATSALDIITRDKIIDLIKDIHAKTNLTVLFVCHDLNLVSKISDRVVTMHNGEIVADKSVQRPLMLAI; translated from the coding sequence ATGGAAAAAATAATTAGCATTAGGAATATTAACAAAGCGTTTCAGACCAATAAATCTTCTGTATTAGCTTGTCATAACGTTTCATTTGATATATACAAAGGCGAATTTATATCTATAGTTGGCGAAAGCGGTTGCGGCAAAAGTACCCTTATGAAAATTATTACCAGTCTCGAATCTAAAACTAGTGGCGAAGTTGTATACAATGGCGTTGACATTACAGAGTTAAAAGGCAAACACTTGCGAACAAGTAGACGTAATATTCAAATGCTATTTCAAGATACTACCACTTCTCTAAATCCCAAAATGAAAGTCCTTGATATTATATGCGAACCTCTAATCAATTTTAAGCTGATTAGCAAAAAAGAAAAAATCAAATTTGCCACAGAATTTTTAGAAAAAGTGGGTCTAAATCAAAGCTTTTTAAATCGATACCCAAAAGAAATGAGTGGTGGCCAGAGGCAACGAGTCGGCCTTGCTAGAGCATTAACCTTAAATCCAGAAGTTTTGATTTTGGACGAAGCCACCAGTGCATTAGACATTATCACCCGCGATAAAATCATTGATCTTATCAAAGATATTCATGCCAAAACTAATTTAACAGTATTATTCGTTTGCCATGACTTAAATTTGGTTTCTAAAATCTCCGATCGAGTCGTTACAATGCACAACGGGGAAATTGTTGCTGACAAATCAGTGCAGCGCCCCCTAATGCTAGCTATATAA
- a CDS encoding GntP family permease, whose protein sequence is MEITTVGAVVGLVITIALIIKKIEAAYAMMVGALIGGLVGGAGLVNSVNYMIAGAQEMMPTIIRVLASGVLAGTLIKSGAATKIAEEIILVMGERRALLAIALSAMILTSVGVFVDVAVITVAPIAISVGNKLGYSKAALLIALVGGGKSGNTFSPNPNTIVAAENFDVSLSSVMVAGFIPGLVGLAVTVLIAAYIHKKRKLEDHEFIEDDKDVVTVNLPSIVGAITAPVVVIILLMLKPIFGLEVDPLVALPAGGLIGMVAMKKSKEMREYLSFGLKKMMPVGILLVGTGAIAGIIKASQLQYDLIALVEIIRLPEFLLAPISGILMSAATASCSAASAIASSTFASTITKAVSPLAGAAMVHAGANVFGTLPQGSFFHISANSVNMNLADRMKLLPADSLVGFAIAVTSTIIYGLIL, encoded by the coding sequence ATGGAAATTACAACTGTGGGAGCAGTCGTTGGACTGGTGATAACTATTGCTCTTATCATAAAAAAAATCGAAGCGGCATATGCAATGATGGTAGGTGCATTAATTGGCGGATTAGTTGGTGGGGCAGGATTGGTTAATTCGGTGAACTATATGATTGCAGGTGCTCAGGAGATGATGCCTACTATTATTAGAGTTTTGGCTTCGGGCGTACTAGCTGGAACATTAATCAAGTCTGGAGCTGCAACTAAAATAGCAGAAGAGATAATTTTGGTTATGGGTGAAAGACGCGCATTATTGGCTATTGCTCTATCGGCTATGATTTTAACATCTGTGGGTGTTTTTGTTGATGTAGCTGTTATTACTGTTGCTCCTATTGCGATATCCGTTGGAAACAAATTAGGGTATTCAAAGGCAGCTTTGCTTATTGCTTTAGTTGGAGGTGGAAAATCTGGAAATACATTTTCTCCAAATCCAAACACTATTGTAGCGGCCGAAAATTTTGACGTAAGTTTATCCTCTGTTATGGTAGCAGGATTTATTCCGGGTCTTGTGGGATTGGCAGTTACAGTTTTAATAGCAGCATATATACATAAAAAGAGAAAGTTAGAAGACCATGAATTTATTGAAGATGATAAAGATGTAGTGACTGTAAATTTACCGTCTATAGTGGGAGCTATTACTGCTCCTGTTGTAGTAATAATTTTATTGATGCTTAAGCCAATATTTGGATTAGAAGTTGACCCGTTAGTTGCTTTGCCAGCGGGGGGGTTGATAGGAATGGTTGCTATGAAGAAATCGAAAGAAATGAGAGAATATTTATCATTTGGACTAAAAAAAATGATGCCCGTTGGAATTTTGTTAGTAGGAACAGGCGCTATTGCAGGAATTATTAAAGCCTCTCAATTGCAATATGATTTGATTGCACTAGTAGAAATTATACGGTTGCCAGAATTTTTGCTAGCACCAATTTCTGGTATATTGATGAGCGCTGCAACAGCGTCGTGTTCTGCTGCATCAGCAATTGCGTCATCTACTTTTGCCTCTACCATTACAAAGGCGGTATCTCCATTAGCAGGTGCAGCTATGGTTCATGCGGGTGCTAATGTATTTGGCACACTACCTCAAGGATCGTTTTTTCATATATCAGCAAATTCAGTAAACATGAACTTAGCAGATAGAATGAAGCTTCTTCCGGCTGATAGCTTGGTGGGCTTTGCAATAGCGGTGACTTCTACTATTATATACGGATTAATTTTATAG
- a CDS encoding ABC transporter permease, whose product MNTKFILSRLIQLLITLLGITFITFSLVYLAPGDPVRTMYISSGNIPSEAIIEQTREAMGLNQPFGVQYANWLANIFRGDFGISFSLNQPVIDIAIPRIFKTINLALAALAMMLAISLPLGILSAIKANKPFDYAVRAYTSLGISMPGFLIGTLLLYFVGLKLHLLPIVSTANNIQALILPAMTLAIPMSAKYIRQIRSVLLDELEKEYVIAAVSRGIPFSAIVIKDILPNILLPLITLLGISLGSLLSGVAVVEVIFSYPGIGSLAVDAIIAYDYNLIQAYVLLISVIYMSINLLVDISYSYLDPRNKLERG is encoded by the coding sequence ATGAATACAAAATTTATTTTAAGCAGATTAATTCAGCTGCTAATAACTTTGCTCGGTATAACTTTTATCACTTTCAGCTTAGTATATTTGGCTCCCGGCGACCCCGTTCGCACTATGTACATATCTAGTGGTAATATCCCCAGCGAAGCTATTATCGAACAAACCCGCGAAGCCATGGGGCTCAATCAACCTTTTGGGGTTCAGTATGCAAATTGGCTTGCTAATATATTTAGGGGTGATTTTGGAATCTCCTTCTCTTTAAATCAACCTGTCATCGATATTGCTATCCCCAGAATTTTTAAAACTATAAATTTAGCACTTGCCGCCCTAGCCATGATGCTTGCCATATCATTACCGCTTGGCATCCTCTCTGCCATAAAGGCTAATAAACCTTTCGACTATGCTGTACGTGCATATACGTCTCTCGGAATATCTATGCCTGGCTTTCTTATTGGCACATTGTTGCTATATTTTGTGGGGTTGAAATTACATTTACTACCTATTGTTTCTACAGCTAATAATATTCAAGCTTTAATATTGCCGGCAATGACGCTTGCTATTCCTATGTCTGCTAAATATATTCGTCAAATTCGTAGCGTTCTATTGGATGAGCTCGAGAAGGAATATGTCATTGCTGCGGTTTCTAGAGGCATCCCTTTTTCTGCTATTGTCATAAAAGATATACTCCCAAATATTTTACTGCCTCTTATAACTTTATTAGGCATTTCATTGGGCTCCCTTTTATCTGGCGTCGCTGTAGTAGAAGTGATATTCTCATATCCCGGAATCGGCAGCCTCGCGGTAGATGCCATCATTGCGTATGATTATAATTTAATTCAAGCCTATGTATTACTAATTTCTGTCATTTATATGAGCATCAATTTGTTGGTAGACATTTCTTATAGCTATTTAGATCCCAGAAATAAATTAGAAAGAGGCTAA
- a CDS encoding CvpA family protein produces the protein MILDIIILAFILLLGFIYRQKGLVLAIFEFISIFIALAVAVLFYPVVAAMINTTSFDENIIWGISSFISNLDFSDQLQAASAELSNQMDGAAIFIEHFFRNIDHQLTIGVSHSADPIALVLTNFIINSISFLIVFIFAKIALFIIKGILHMITSLPIINFTNKLGGFILGIFFGICWIWIFCLVIPFIATSPSSEPFMAIFNESILTQWLCYNNLILTFLSSFL, from the coding sequence ATGATTTTAGATATAATAATATTGGCGTTTATATTGCTATTAGGGTTTATTTATCGCCAAAAAGGACTGGTGCTAGCAATATTTGAATTTATTTCAATATTTATTGCTCTTGCTGTTGCCGTATTGTTCTATCCTGTGGTCGCAGCTATGATCAATACAACTTCATTCGATGAGAATATCATTTGGGGGATATCATCGTTTATATCAAACTTAGATTTTTCAGATCAATTACAAGCTGCATCGGCAGAATTATCTAATCAAATGGATGGAGCTGCTATTTTTATAGAACATTTCTTTCGAAATATAGATCATCAATTGACCATAGGTGTATCCCATTCAGCTGATCCTATCGCTCTTGTATTAACTAATTTTATCATAAATTCAATTTCATTTTTAATTGTATTTATATTCGCTAAAATAGCTTTATTTATAATTAAAGGAATATTGCATATGATCACCAGTTTACCTATCATAAATTTTACTAATAAATTAGGCGGATTTATATTGGGAATATTTTTTGGTATTTGTTGGATATGGATCTTTTGCTTAGTAATTCCATTTATAGCAACTTCACCATCATCTGAACCATTTATGGCAATATTTAATGAAAGTATTCTTACACAGTGGTTATGTTATAATAACTTAATTTTAACTTTCCTTTCTTCATTTTTATAA